The window CTAAACTAAAAAAATGTTCCCTGTGATTCCATAGTGTGATCCTTGGGGGCTCCACCTGGTTCCCTCTACACTTCATCTATATGCCTTTTCTCTGCTGATTTTATCTTTCTTACTATAACAAATCCAAGCCCTGAGGGCAACCACAGGTATACTTTTAGAAAACTATGACAAGTCATAAAACTTGGGTATCTTGGGAAATTACCATTTACAAGATAAATAATAGTACTTAGCTCATAAAACCAGAGTAAGGATTACATGAGTTATGTACAAAGGATCAATTCATATAAGATGTATGTAAGTAAGTTacgaatacttttaaaataacgTTAAAAACTGAGACAATACATGTGAAATTATCAACCCAAGAATAGTgatacacatttgtaatcccagcacttgggaacctgaggcaggaggattgcatatATGAGGCTTACCTGGACTATGCggcaacactgtctcaaaagaacagtaaagagtcacacaaataaaaagtaacactgttatttttaaatgacaaatattATTGACTGCATATCATTGCTAATAAACATGCTTATTGAATACAAGAACAGCTCAATTCTAAGTATTCACTGGGGCACCAGCTGGGCATAAGTAACATTTGgtgttttttcctttgtgaggGAAAAAATGTTCCAAACAAGATAAATCTTGGTAATATAACTACATTACCCAGTAACCTCTAGATGGAATCAGGGAAGGGAGAACAGTAattggaggagaggtaaaaaatTGACAGAACATTTCTTAGAGTAAAAATAGTATATTTGAGTTTTATTCTTTATCCTAGAACTAAAATAAAAGGTTGCACTTGTTCTGCTAAATATTAGCAGCTCAAAAATGCTTCAGAAAAACTGAATTTCTAATAACTGCAGAGCATTATAGAAAAAACTTATCTGCTAAGATCCTACTGCACTGCTCAAAGGGTGGAAAGACTTGAGTTCTCACAAGGGTAGCTGCACTGGGTCACATGTGGTGGCAAAGGGAAAGTACGTATCAGAGAGCCCAGAATGCAGACGGCCATGGTGAATGACCCCATCTGGCCTTACGTTTCATTTCATTcttattatttcatttcatttatttatttttattttatgtgcattggtgttttacctgcatgtatgtctgtgtaagggtgtcagatcttggagttacagacagttgtgagctgccatgtgggtgcttggaattaacccaggtctcctggaagagcagtaagtgctcttaaccactgagccatttctccagtctctcTTATTTTTCTAGTATGACTTTCTCTACTTTCTTAAACTTTTTAAGTTCAACAAGTAGCTCCCAATATTTGAGATACACCCACATGAGTCTCCCATTTTGGCGCTTGTTGGTGTTCCAGACATCTCCACAATGCTTATCATGCTTAAATATGTCAGATAAGCCAGCTGCCATGTCTAGATCAGCAGCCACTGGATCAACAGACGAGCGCACCAGTAAGTTCTTCTCCAGGTCTAGCCTTGTACTACGGGGAAGGATGAGGCTGCAGTAGATATTTTGGCGTTCCACGAGAGCTTCTCCCACCTCCTTCAGCACGAGCTGGGCTCTCCTCTGCCAGTTGTCCTCTTCTTCCAGGCACCTCAGATACACACTTCTCAAAGGCTGCAGCTGGCTTTTTTCTTGCATTATCTGAGCTCGTTCCTGTTCAAGAAGCTTCCTTTCTTCTGCCAACTTACGCCCCTGAGAGATAAGGGCTTCTCGAAAACTAGTTGTTCTATTTTGCTCCTTTTCCAGTTCCAAAGACAGCTGAGCAACAGCTCGCCGATGTTCTGAGATCACAGCATGGTATTTAGCTTCAAGATCCTGTTGGAAAGCAGTTGTTCTCTGATGATATGCTTCTCttgctttttctatttctttttgggATTCCCTAGACCAAATCCAACCTGACATGAGGAAGAGATGAGGAAGACACATGAAAAGACACAACTAAAATCCTATGACTACTTAGGGAAAATATATAAACAGTAATGATAACATTTCAATAAAAGCTTAAGAATTCAAAAGTACCAAGCCATTGAAATTTTGCAGATAACAAAGTAGGCAAAGCTCTTATCCTAAAGTCAGACCAGTGCTAGGCACGTAAAGCAGCACACTCAATGTCTGTTTTCTGGTGTCTAACTTCCATGGCTGGAAAAATTTatcactgttttgtttgtttttgaatctATCATTTATGTGCTCTGCCTCAGTGCTTCATGACTTATTgccaatgtttaaaaaataaatattgttggAAGTCACACTTGGGTTTACCTAGTTATCATCTGTTTAAGTCTGGCGGGTTTGCTATAATGCTTtacaaaaataaggtggaaaagtTCAACTTAAGTTGGACTTGGTAGCAAGAACTTGTAATCctggtacttgggaggctaagagAGAGGAAGATtccaagctcaaggccagcctgccaaAATGTGCAGGTTTCAAAGCAAAATAGTCATACCAAAGCCCAGGAAGATCAGATATTTTAGTGTTATCTGACAAAGACTTTAAGACAGCCACATAACTTCATACTTCTAGTTATATAATATTATAGATCAATTGGTTCCTAGATGAGTGGTTACTTGGTTTCACAGGAAACTGTGGCTATGAAACGACAGGCATTCCTTCATAATGTGATGTTATCTTGCCTGTGCCAACCATAAGATCCTGAGTCCCACATGAGTCTGCATGAGGTAACCACTAGGGAAAACTGATTAAAGGCTGATCTCTTTGTGTTACTTTTTACTACTGTATGTGGTCTACAATGGTCTCAAAACTGTCTCTTGACTAAACTGAGTTGTACTAAGTGATTAAGTTCAGTATACCAGACACTTCAATTTTTAGATCTAAGACAGTTTCTTTTCTACTCaagagaaggtgggggagggaggaggcgaaggaagaaggagagaatgaacagAGAAATAGGGACTAAGAAGGCAAAACAGAGATGAGGACATCTAAGCCTGGCAAAGAGTGACAGGCACTCTTCAAGGTAAGAATTGtattaaaaattatgaaatttggccgggcggtggtggcgcacgcctttaatcccagcactcaggaggcagaggcaggcggatctctgtgagttcgaggccagcctgggctaccaagtgagtcccaggaaaggcgcaaagctacacaaagaaaccctgcctcgaaaaaccaaaaaaaaaaaaaaaaaaaaaaaaaaaaaaaaatgaaatttgaggcTATGGATGTAACTCAATGGTAGtgttcttgcctagcatacacacaGCCTGGGGTTTGATCATCAGAaccacaaaagaaaggaagaagaaagaagaagggagggttGGCCGTGAAATTTAAATCATCAGAATAAAAGTAGATTCTCATCCATCAGTGGTTGTTAGTCAAGTAAAGCATTCATTCATCTGCTGTTACTTTCAGATCATGATGAAGGCTAGTTAACATCTGCATGTCGCAATACATCTTCTCAAGCATGTAGTAACGCATTTTTAGAGAATCCTTATAAGAATACGAAGTTAAAAATTACCTCTAGTCTAGGCTGTCCTGGCACACACCTAAGCTGAGGCATTAAGattgtgaatttaaggccagcatAGTGAGACTCCGATTTAaagtaacaaaacaacaacaacaacaacaacaacaaaaacaaaaacaaaaaaaccaaaaaacccagttATACCTGAATACATTATTTGACCAGAATAATTAATACAGAAACATAAAACATTCTTCAATCCTTCTCAGGACAAAAAATATCAACTTGAACAtccaaaaaggaaaagcaagaattTGGGAGTTATGAGTTGGTATTAAGGCTACAAACAATTCTGAAAAATACAAGGAAAATGAAAGGGCCTCTCTCATTCTCAAAGCTAACTCACTCAAAGTGACTAATGCCATTAATGGATGAGAATCTACTTATAATAAGTGTGATTTAAAGGCTTTCAAGTCACTCACAGAACCACAGTGATAGATGCCTTTTATGTTGAACAGTTAACTGAAAGAAGATGAAAGGCAGAAGCCTTTAAACAGCACCCTCTGGGATGGATCCAGACTGGCACCAGTCaaatccctcctcttcctccatggcAAACTTCTGAACTGAGAAATTCAGGCACATAAAAAGCTACTGTATAAAAATGATCACTATACATAGGGCACAGtatttgcttttcatttattGAATCATCAGTTTCTCATATTCTTAGATGACAACCAGAACCACAAAACATGAAGAAATATAAACCAGTTAGTTCTTCTACACCAGGGATCTTAGGTGGGGACATAGTTAAGAGCCAGGGCTTTCTCAAATTTTCTTTCACTACATCTACTAACACATATGCCCATACATACTGTAGTCTATGACTAGTAAGAGTCTCAATGGTGTTCAGTTAATTTAAACATGAGGATTTCTAGCCTGCAAAGTAGTTTTCATGGGCAAACTCACTCAAATACCTGACTTTTAAAATACTAAACACACATCCTAGCTGGTTTTCTTTCAGGTCAGCTTTTCTGTCCGTCCCAAGGAGAGCAACTTAAGGCAAAGAAGTCTCCTTAGAACAGTGAAGCAATGACAGAAAGCTAAAGTTTATTAAAACTTAACCCACACCAAATGCTTTTGTCTTCTTTAATCCTCACAATGTATTGAGGCATGATAAGCTACCTTCTAGGAATAGGTAAACTGAGGATCAAAAAAGCTAACCTGTTTCAGGATATTtgttcacactgtgtgaagatgtgtcattgtgattggtttaataaaaagctgaatggccaataactaggaaGGAAAGGTTAGACAGgaattctgggcagagagaggaactcagggtaTAAATCTAGGTGCAAGGATTTCACCAGCGAGATGTGGAGCATGTTGGATCTACAGAATGGGGAAGTAAAGAGCCacaaggcaaaacacagattaacagaaacaggttcatttaagttataatagatacttggaaacaagcctaagctagggccaagctttcataattaataataagtctctgtcattatttgggggctggcagtccaaagaaagtctaaCAAGAAAGTCTAACTACACTGACACTGTCACCGAGTTGCTGTATAGGGTAAAACTCCACACTGTATTGGTCAAGTCCTAAAGACCATCTTTAGAGTGTCCAGTCCCTACAGCAACCTACCCCTGGCATAATTTTGGTTCAGGAAACAGAGATGTCAAAAAAATCGTTACTTACGAAATGCTGCCAATCCCAGCATTGGCACCAACAGGGCATAATTCCACTTGCTTCCATCACCCCCATCAGCCCTGGAATTGGGCCGGATGTTCCAATTTGGGGGGTCGTTTAAGTTATTCATGGAGCTATACCTTGAAGAAAATAAAGTagatattaattatataaaaggAACAGAGTACAGCTGTTATGATTATATCATCTATATAAACTTTTTAGTCAAGTATTTTTTTCAGCTCTAGGTGCTACACAATACTGCATTCTACGTGATTTCAAGAAGTAAGTCACACTGTAGTGTGAGAGATACGTCTCAAGTAAAGTACAAACAAAATGTGATGAGTTCTCCATTTTTAGATGTATGGTTGTTGTAATGATTAATCTTATGTGTCAATATGACTGAGAGAAGGCACCTCAGCATGCCTAGCTAACTGGCTAAACATAATTCCAGATGTGCTTGAAAACTGTTTCTGTATCACTGGTAAGCATCCAAATGCTTATACAGATTACTTATAATAAATCAAATGTTTACTTACTCTATACACACTATCATAAGCCCTATAAAATTATGGTTGACCATGAACCACACATATGATAGTAGCTCCATGTTATATTGCCTAGTAATGTCATAGCAGGCTCAGCTTGGGTAAGTACACTCTGGCATTTACATAGTTGGAATCCCCTATCAACACATTTCTCAATCTGTCTCCATTGTTAAGTAAAGCATTACTGTATATGTCTCTTATTGATTGTCGCTGTAAAACTCTAACACAGCTGTACATAGACAACTCAATAAAAGTGAATCTACAATAGACATTTGCTTCATATGAGCTGGGTTTTGAAGAATGAGCAGCTTTCTACAGACAAAAATCAAAGGAAAGCTACTTACATGCTTGTCATGATCAGGATTATAGAAATCCCTTGCTTCACTTCAGGGTATAACTCCCAAGCTATGTGGGAGACCAAGGTTAATATGACTTTACTAGTTTACAAAATGCCTATACTAGCCAGGCATGATAATgcacgcctttaactccagcattcaagaagcaaagagaccctgtctcaaataaataagaataaagtcACAAAGTACCCATACTAGATGGGTGTTTTCATAATGTAAAGTCGTAAGAACATTCAGCTTGCTTATATGTACCCTCACAAATGTAATAATCACAAAATTGTTAACAAGGATGCATGTAAGAAATAAGGAATTCAATacgataaaataaaaaaatttaatgttttaacaAACCTTGTTTAACATGTAAAGATATGAAGTATGATGAGCAATAAATATGACCATAAAATATGGCCCAGAACTTAATGGTTTACAGaaaccataaaattaaaaagcttggTAGATGCCTAATTTAGAAAGATATATACTAACTTAAAGCACATAAATTTCAAAAACTTCCTAGTAAGTATAGCCATAGCCCCACCAGACATCAAGACTTGAAGACAGCCAAGACTCCCATATAAAATGGTGTATTTGATTATAATCTGCTCAATACTTCAGACTATCTCTAAGTCATCAATACTTAATAAGGTATTAAGGCACTTAAGCAGTTGATATGCTTTATTTCCccccttgtttaaaaaaaaatgtctgtacATACTCAGAACAGACACAATTTTTCCCAAATGTGTTTGGTTATTGGTTGAACCGACCAATGCAGAACTCCTGGAAGGTCAGCTGTCTTATTTATTCCCTCTACACCAATAACAGCCATATCTGGGTTACAAGGCTCAaggaaataattcaaaatataaagtGTTGTGCACAAATATATTCcctatttccttatttattagtaaaaaaaaacaaggagaaatAAAATGGGAACAACTCATTGTAAACTTaatgaaataattcaaaattATGTTAATAAAGATTGTGCACCAAGAGGAAGAACTTAATCTAATATTAAGTGAAAATTCAGGAAACAATTGTGATTTACTGTAAATTATTGGTTTACTTTCTATGCCATTTAATTCCACCAAAAACTTCAGCTATTTCActagaaaaacagaaatactGTCTGAATCTGACAAATCAGAGCAAGTTTAGATGAAGGGATGCTAGTCCTAGCTGTTTAGGTGGAAGCCCTACTGCCGTCTATATATACCCTAAAAGGCTGGGATGTTGGGGATCTCCTGCTAGGCACCCCCATTCCACGTTCTGGTCTCACTTCTCCCAtttcaaacccctcccctcagaaaGCCGGCCATAGGAGGCTCCTTCCCCAGAGATGCCCCGGACCACGCCTACAGGCTATTTAAGACCTGGCCCATAGAGCTACCACGTGTGCTCCTGTGTTCTGTCTCCCGCCTTCTCGAGAGCCACCCGGGAGGGCTCTGCTTTGCATTGTCCTGTATATTAAATTTGGATTTATTAATTCGGTTTGATTTGGCTTATTGTATCGGGGCAAAGGAACCCAGCAACCAAGGATTTAAAATGTATCATGATCTAAGCAGCTATCAGGATGACAACAGGCCGGGACCTGAACTTCCCAGCAGCTGAAACGAAGAAGAAAGCTTTGGATATTGTTACTGGTTCAGTATCCTGTCTTCTGCGCTGCCCACGGCCACTGCCCCTGGTCCAGCCACCAACGGATCATCCCTACCCACTCCAAAAGTCCAGGGCGGTAGCTCCGGCCCATTCCGTGAGACCCAGAGCCCAACAAAATGGGCTCTCACGGGGCTGAGTTCGCTGCCCCTAGGATCCCACTTCAATCTGTCCGCACCCTCCGACTCTCTCTGTTTTGGCAAACTCAAAGAACCACCCGAGAAGCACTTTAAAGACATTATTACCCACTTACCGTTGGAGCAGAGCCCATCAGCGAAAGGGACACCTCACCTCAGAGGTACAGCCACCACCGCGTTTGCAGAGCGCAGGCGTGGTGCGCAGGCGCAGAATTTTCCAAGCCCGACGCCGGCGTGGCGTGGTGCGCAAGCGCAGTCTGTCGCTGAGGCTTGCAGGACTGCGGAGATATGGCCGGCGTTGGAGCAGTTTCGCGGCTTCTTCGCGGGCGGCGCTTGGCGCTAGCTGGGAAGGTGAGTCAGTGCCACGGGATGGCGGGCACCAGGGTGCGCCAGAGCCGAGCGTGCTCCTAATCCCGCCATCCCACCCCAGTTGGGCTGGGACTGGGAAGGTGCAGTGGGCCAGA is drawn from Peromyscus eremicus chromosome 11, PerEre_H2_v1, whole genome shotgun sequence and contains these coding sequences:
- the Ccdc127 gene encoding coiled-coil domain-containing protein 127; its protein translation is MNNLNDPPNWNIRPNSRADGGDGSKWNYALLVPMLGLAAFRWIWSRESQKEIEKAREAYHQRTTAFQQDLEAKYHAVISEHRRAVAQLSLELEKEQNRTTSFREALISQGRKLAEERKLLEQERAQIMQEKSQLQPLRSVYLRCLEEEDNWQRRAQLVLKEVGEALVERQNIYCSLILPRSTRLDLEKNLLVRSSVDPVAADLDMAAGLSDIFKHDKHCGDVWNTNKRQNGRLMWVYLKYWELLVELKKFKKVEKVILEK